In Carassius auratus strain Wakin chromosome 36, ASM336829v1, whole genome shotgun sequence, the following are encoded in one genomic region:
- the pgap4 gene encoding transmembrane protein 246 has protein sequence MPRWRTCTSKHFRWSSPVAQGLLLCVLTFGVILPICCHRLLYSYYFLKTVYLDPLSDAALQKSYARGQEALHFWEAAAFTKSLKDPLETVAKNPDLLITVVTSRRAEGRDYHYLLQVAQQLHSLLKACGEKPCAEVMLCDVESGPSLNEDALLLEKQFLVVRRSPDERWQNRDVTSIFEKEKRDYVYCLRKGWDLMRPKNVVVLEDDALPLTDFFPSVKNILSRRFALNTLYIKLYHPERLQRYWNPEPYRILEWMGLGLFGATILLLLFSHYTPLSFTFSASHFLFLALYVMAVAELAGRHYLLEIRRFSPQLYAVCPATECCTPAMLYPGNASIRTAEYLDQVVCAQGNAKDMVLYKIARSRPGEKAHSVEPNLIKHIGAYSSVRTNPNPPRLL, from the coding sequence ATGCCTCGATGGAGGACTTGTACCAGCAAACACTTTCGTTGGTCAAGCCCAGTAGCTCAAGGGCTGCTTTTGTGTGTTTTAACCTTCGGGGTGATACTCCCTATATGCTGTCATCGTCTCCTTTActcctattattttttaaagactgtTTATCTTGATCCATTAAGTGATGCAGCACTACAAAAAAGCTACGCCAGAGGCCAGGAAGCGCTGCATTTCTGGGAAGCGGCAGCTTTTACGAAAAGCCTGAAAGACCCTTTGGAAACCGTGGCCAAGAATCCGGATCTCTTGATCACCGTCGTGACGAGCAGGAGAGCAGAGGGGAGGGATTATCACTACCTGTTACAGGTTGCACAACAGCTCCATTCTCTCCTCAAAGCGTGTGGTGAAAAACCGTGTGCTGAGGTCATGCTGTGTGACGTCGAAAGCGGTCCCAGTTTAAATGAGGATGCTTTGCTTTTGGAGAAGCAGTTTTTGGTTGTTAGACGTTCTCCAGATGAAAGGTGGCAGAACAGAGACGTGACCAGCATCTTCGAGAAGGAGAAAAGAGATTATGTTTACTGTCTACGCAAAGGATGGGACCTGATGAGGCCGAAAAACGTTGTTGTCCTGGAGGATGATGCACTCCCGTTAACCGATTTCTTTCCATCGGTGAAGAACATACTCTCGCGGAGATTTGCGCTTAATACTTTGTACATAAAACTCTACCATCCAGAACGACTTCAGAGATACTGGAATCCCGAGCCTTATCGCATTCTAGAATGGATGGGTCTCGGCCTGTTTGGGGCTACTATCCTCCTCCTGTTGTTCTCTCACTATACACCTCTTTCTTTTACCTTCTCAGCttctcattttctctttctgGCTCTCTACGTAATGGCTGTGGCTGAGCTGGCAGGGAGGCACTATCTCCTGGAGATCAGACGGTTTTCACCTCAGCTGTATGCTGTGTGTCCAGCCACTGAATGCTGCACCCCTGCTATGCTTTATCCAGGGAATGCCTCCATTCGGACTGCTGAATATCTGGACCAGGTCGTCTGTGCTCAGGGAAATGCGAAAGACATGGTGCTGTACAAGATAGCCAGATCGAGGCCAGGTGAGAAGGCACACAGCGTTGAACCCAATCTCATCAAGCATATTGGAGCTTACTCCTCCGTCAGGACGAACCCCAATCCACCAAGATTATTGTGA